In Cololabis saira isolate AMF1-May2022 chromosome 10, fColSai1.1, whole genome shotgun sequence, a single window of DNA contains:
- the fastk gene encoding fas-activated serine/threonine kinase, with the protein MEPRVRVGPQAAERSTGVNTDRVKLNCSAFHRSCSFPPGPPGGAAGPAAPSRVQDGGVKADRGLVPGGRCCQRPQLFLGAELRVFLSDEEWCAVASRWSGSWTMLCLSTGWRLLSRARRLPPRPAAPSAAMYATRLYSPAGGGGGGGGVKSGRRAGLAVLEAPHPPHTHLPHHPHPAPPPPPAYPLYQGRPDAHRGAHFHHHHYHLAPPPLPPHYQHHHAIHTYGGGAPVCGAGAGKKKTWNFIHEKMSYDTFFTMKRLIERSRRPDEVLRWVTQNPAKISHNHYPVALQKIGQLLQATPPPRSSGDGTDGEASAAGAAEGDGRQILEHQDFQTLCNAIVNDCAKFDNFSIVNCLYAVAALGLPSTSQVVQVLEAESQSRLNQFNQKDVSMVFSSSMKLHPGSQHPLTEACLAGLEKNLERERHPQTLFLLLSYYRLKWCSLQSTKSPAGGASSNTSTPPNPEQLLANRKILRLVKHTLASVSGVRDQEMALLDEMLAACAREASNKSLELIFSSHLFYQNRQEKFISSLAEELSKKVDSITPYTMALIAKYIARHRLRETRLLDTIADFLVKKAEYLDSKVIQKLVFPFSRMSYRPSNEQQFFSRLEEVVELKALSSPLATVNILMSLFQLGHFPGLVLHRVFSSAFISNVTNSPYALIVRRYLSLLDAAVELEYQDYSGPRLQDAHKVLMFDHALTADEVNRKYSYKGLVAEALRQLVGEHNYKQDEVLAPGYYTDFLLWLDGSGRVLPIRSGPGLPLNVAPPSCVSVATKASDGGVSAVTSELQKFSPFSSLEGGEPPCQVNEGLGGAMEPRPFLPHHLCSTAGAAAPPGPPRPGPYYVPAAEYYTLNKDPSLESQDSSTLSSSPSDGLAPPGPQGPPGATAAPDPLFQFSIGKILEDEGAVGATGVQETDCELPVFYEGVSYAEGTDRGGSTPPQLQTPERPEPDSLQTDQCQVHRVILSVNDKWHYCHNSEVLVGSRAMRDRHLRLLGYIILQLPYHELEKLNGIEEVKQYLHKKLLDVPL; encoded by the exons ATGGAGCCGCGGGTCAGAGTCGGACCACAGGCAGCAGAACGGAGCACTGGAGTCAACACGGACCGAGTCAAGCTGAACTGTTCC GCTTTCCATAGGTCCTGCAGTTTCCCTCCCGGGCCGCCGGGCGGCGCTGCCGGGCCCGCAGCCCCGAGCCGGGTTCAGGATGGAGGAGTGAAGGCTGACCGCGGACTGGTTCCCGGTGGACGGTGCTGTCAGCGGCCTCAGCTGTTTCTCGGAGCGGAGCTGCGGGTCTTTCTGAGCGATGAG GAGTGGTGTGCTGTTGCCTCGAGGTGGTCTGGCTCCTGGACTATGTTGTGTCTGTCCACTGGGTGGCGCCTCCTGAGCCGAGCCCGCCGCCTCCCTCCTCGCCCCGCTGCTCCATCAGCCGCCATGTACGCCACCCGCCTCTACAGCCctgcggggggaggagggggaggaggtgggGTGAAGTCGGGGAGAAGGGCAGGACTGGCAGTGCTGGAGGCCCCTCACCCTCCCCACACCCACCTGCCCCACCACCCACACCCAGCGCCGCCGCCTCCCCCCGCCTACCCGCTGTACCAGGGCCGCCCCGACGCCCACAGAGGAGCTCatttccaccaccaccactaccaccTGGCCCCGCCACCACTCCCCCCGCACTACCAGCACCACCACGCCATCCACACGTACGGAGGAGGAGCCCCGGTGTGCGGGGCCGGCGCCGGCAAGAAGAAGACATGGAACTTCATCCACGAGAAGATGAGCTATGACACGTTCTTCACCATGAAGCGTCTGATCGAGCGGTCGCGGAGGCCCGACGAGGTGCTGCGCTGGGTCACTCAGAACCCCGCTAAGATCTCCCACAACCACTACCCGGTTGCCCTGCAGAAGATCGGGCAGCTGCTCCAGGCCACGCCCCCCCCACGGAGCAGCGGGGACGGCACCGACGGCGAGGCCTCCGCGGCCGGAGCTGCGGAGGGAGACGGCCGTCAGATCCTGGAGCACCAGGACTTCCAGACGCTCTGCAACGCCATCGTCAATGACTGCGCCAAGTTCGACAACTTCAGCATTGTGAACTGCTTGTACGCTGTGGCGGCGCTCG GTCTCCCTAGCACCTCTCAGGTGGTCCAGGTGCTGGAGGCCGAGTCCCAATCCAGACTGAACCAGTTCAACCAGAAGGACGTGTCCATGGTGTTCAGCTCCAGCATGAAGCTCCACCCGGGCAGCCAGCACCCGCTGACGGAGGCCTGCCTGGCCGGgctggagaagaacctggagcGGGAGCGCCACCCGCAGACGCTCTTCCTGCTGCTGTCCTACTACAGACTGAAGTGGTGCTCGCTGCAATCCACAAAGTccccagcagggggcgccagcAGCAACACCAGCACGCCCCCCAACCCCGAACAGCTGCTGGCCAACAG GAAAATCCTCCGGCTCGTCAAACACACTCTGGCCAGTGTGAGCGGCGTCCGTGACCAGGAGATGGCCCTGCTGGATGAGATGCTGGCGGCGTGTGCACGTGAGGCGAGCAACAAGAGTCTGGAGCTGATCTTCAGCTCTCACCTGTTCTACCAGAACCGACAAGAGAAGTTCATCAGCAGCCTGGCAG AGGAGCTGTCCAAGAAGGTGGACAGCATCACTCCCTACACGATGGCTCTGATCGCCAAGTACATCGCTCGCCATCGGCTGAGAGAGACGCGACTGCTCGACACCATTGCAGACTTCCTGGTGAAGAAGGCCGAGTACCTGGACAGTAAG GTGATCCAGAAGCTGGTGTTCCCGTTCAGCAGAATGAGCTACCGTCCGTCCAACGAGCAGCAGTTCTTCTCCCGgctggaggaggtggtggagcTGAAGGCGCTGAGCTCACCGCTTGCCACCGTCAACATCCTCATGTCTCTGTTCCAGCTGGGTCACTTCCCTGGTCTGGTTCTGCACCGGGTCTTCTCTTCTGCCTTCATCAGCAACGTCACCA ACAGCCCGTACGCTCTCATCGTGCGGCGGTATCTGTCCCTGCTGGACGCAGCCGTGGAGTTGGAGTACCAGGACTACAGCGGGCCCCGTCTGCAGGACGCCCACAAGGTGCTGATGTTTGACCACGCCCTCACCGCGGACGAGGTCAACCGCAAGTACAG TTATAAAGGCCTGGTGGCTGAGGCTCTTCGACAGCTGGTGGGAGAACACAACTACAAACAGGACGAAGTACTGGCCCCCGGGTACTACACAG ACTTCCTCCTCTGGCTGGACGGTTCAGGTCGGGTTCTGCCCATCAGATCTGGACCGGGTCTTCCCCTGAACGTGGCTCCTCCCTCCTGCGTTTCCGTGGCGACGAAGGCCTCTGATGGCGGAGTTTCTGCTGTGACATCAGAGCTGCAGaagttctccccgttctcctccCTGGAGGGCGGCGAGCCTCCGTGCCAGGTGAACGAAGGCCTGGGCGGAGCGATGGAGCCCCGGCCCTTCCTCCCCCACCACCTGTGCAGCACGGCGGGGGCCGCGGCCCCCCCGGGGCCCCCCCGGCCGGGCCCCTACTACGTCCCTGCAGCAGAGTACTACACCCTGAACAAGGACCCGTCTCTGGAGAGCCAGGACAGCTCCACGCTCAGCAGCTCCCCCTCTGACGGTCTGGCCCCCCCGGGGCCCCAGGGCCCCCCTGGGGCCACCGCCGCCCCCGACCCGCTCTTCCAGTTCTCCATCGGGAAGATCCTGGAGGACGAGGGCGCCGTTGGAGCCACAGGAGTTCAGGAGACCGACTGTGAGCTGCCGGTGTTCTACGAAGGAGTGTCGTACGCCGAGGGGACGGACCGGGGAGGGTCCACCCCCCCCCAGCTCCAGACACCGGaacgaccagaaccagactccCTCCAGACGGACCAGTGCCAGGTCCACAG GGTCATCCTGTCTGTCAATGACAAGTGGCACTACTGCCACAACTCTGAGGTTCTGGTCGGGTCCAGGGCCATGAGGGACCGTCACCTGAGGCTGCTGGGATACATCATCCTGCAG CTGCCATACCACGAGCTGGAGAAGCTGAACGGCATCGAGGAGGTGAAGCAGTACCTACACAAGAAGCTGCTGGACGTCCCACTATGA